The following are from one region of the Magallana gigas chromosome 4, xbMagGiga1.1, whole genome shotgun sequence genome:
- the LOC117682645 gene encoding uncharacterized protein, with protein sequence MGNISGSGLGVLSFLAFFMCLSEVLVDAVTSSSYEFGEDCFSSNGGLKEDAKIIVRYEGKKVSICDYFSFEPASSTETGISHKLCVRPLNFTDPDCSVQLEMKSSYLGSRLHTITCYTGTTANFCGDEDNDLYIFFKERGYTSTNNARFMLQVYAQRVDNSAIVWGVIGGVLAAIVLFSAAAGLVFWCICKRKPAQGRVLNPGQPNAGTAANQPAYPYASYSTQAGNPVTNLYPVGNYPTQYSSGTTPQPQYQYQPQPQTASYQEPEKVPSAPPPSYDEAHQ encoded by the exons ATGGGGAACATTAGTGGATCTGGACTGGGAGTACTGTCTTTTCTTGCTTTCTTTATGTGTCTCTCTGAAGTGCTAGTTGATGCTGTAACTTCATCCTCGT acgaATTTGGAGAGGATTGCTTTTCGAGCAATGGAGGATTGAAAGAAGACGCAAAAATAATCGTGCGATACGAAGGGAAAAAAGTTTCCATTTGCGACTACTTTTCCTTTGAACCAGCTTCATCAACAGAGACTGGAATTAGCCACAAACTCTGTGTTAGACCTTTGAACTTTACAGACCCTGATTGTTCTGTGCAGTTGGAGATGAAATCCAGTTACCTTGGCTCCAGATTGCAT ACTATCACCTGTTATACAGGAACCACGGCCAACTTTTGTGGTGATGAAGACAAtgatctttatatatttttcaaagaacGTGGCTATACATCGACAAATAATGCCAGATTTATGCTTCAGGTCTACGCTCAAAGAGTAGATA ATAGCGCTATAGTGTGGGGAGTTATCGGAGGTGTGCTTGCAGCCATTGTTCTTTTCTCTGCTGCTGCTGGTTTAGTATTCTGGTGCATATGCAAACGAAAACCAGCTCAGGGTAGAGTACTTAACCCTGGTCAACCAAATGCAG GTACTGCAGCGAATCAGCCCGCATACCCATACGCTTCATACTCCACACAAGCTGGAAATCCAGTCACCAATCTTTATCCAGTAGGAAACTACCCTACACAGTACTCATCGGGGACTACCCCACAACCGCAGTATCAGTATCAACCCCAGCCTCAAACTGCTTCCTATCAGGAGCCTGAAAAGGTGCCTTCTGCTCCCCCTCCAAGTTATGACGAAGCGCATCAGTGA